GCTCGATGCCCTCTCCCCTGATCATCTCGGCGTCGACCTCTCTGCGTACACCTGCGAGGACGTGGTACCCACGACGCGCGAGCTCTCGAGCCGTGGCAGCACCCATTCCCGACGAGGAACCGGACACGACGATCAATTCATTTTTATGTGACGTTGTCATACGAAAATCATGCGCGATTCAGATGACAATGTCAAGTAGAATCGATCCATGGGAACTCGAGCCGACAGCGCCGCCGCGACGCGGGCCGCGCTCCTCAGAGCCGCCGGAAGCCTCCTCGACGAAGGTGGACCCTCCGCGGTGACGCTGCGCGATGTTGGCACGCGTGCCGGGGTCTCGCGAGGGGCTCCGTACGGTCACTTCCCCGACAAGGACCACCTGCTGAGCCAACTCGTCGTGGATGGATGGATGCGCCTGGCGGATTCACTCGCGGACATCCGGGGCGCTGGCGGTCCGGGCTCGGGCCAGCTCGAGGCCGCGCTCATGGCGCTTCTCGACCTTGCGCGACGGCAACCTCACCTCTACGCGCTCATGTGGGTAGCCCCGACCGGTGACCCTCAGGCGATCCTGGTCGCCGCGGGTCGATCGCAGGACATCTTCCTCGACATCGTCGCGGAGGTCGTCGGCAGGGACGAAGCTCGAAAGTATGGCGCGATGCTGATGTCGAGCGCGCACGGAATCGCGAGCATGGCACTCAGCGGGCACGTCGCGGCGCCGAAGTGGAACGCGAGTCCGCAGGAACTCATCGTCA
This genomic window from Antiquaquibacter oligotrophicus contains:
- a CDS encoding TetR/AcrR family transcriptional regulator; amino-acid sequence: MGTRADSAAATRAALLRAAGSLLDEGGPSAVTLRDVGTRAGVSRGAPYGHFPDKDHLLSQLVVDGWMRLADSLADIRGAGGPGSGQLEAALMALLDLARRQPHLYALMWVAPTGDPQAILVAAGRSQDIFLDIVAEVVGRDEARKYGAMLMSSAHGIASMALSGHVAAPKWNASPQELIVMLVDSMPHAARDSVRSDPDGHEGELGT